A genomic region of Runella rosea contains the following coding sequences:
- a CDS encoding sulfite oxidase: MKETLHNRRGFLKKSALTTLAGIVGTEIVFAENMPKNHVPLAFDEGLKGKHPDMIVLSDKPWNVETPPHLLDDAVTPIERMFIRNNGLVPEEKIDPKAWSLTIKGESVKAPKTYTLSELKTKFKTYTYQLVLECGGNGRSGFVPQTSGNQWDQGAVSCAEWTGVRLKDILNDVGLKDDAVYIGYYGKDLHPSRDPSKVVISRGVPIKKALEDETLVAWAVNGQELPLMHGFPLRLVIGGWPASVSGKWLHTIAIRNKEHDGAKMDGQSYRVPRQPISPGEKLAETPENFRIIESMPVKSLITSPKSGAMLDLGKTLSLRGHAWAGDLGIKEVQVSIDYGATWQKANVQPPKNRLAWQHWSAQIQLPKKGYYEVWARATDANGVTQPMVIPAWNPGGYLNNACHRIAVKAV; this comes from the coding sequence ATGAAGGAAACGCTGCACAACCGTCGCGGTTTTTTAAAGAAAAGCGCCTTGACCACACTGGCGGGAATCGTCGGAACGGAGATCGTTTTTGCCGAAAATATGCCCAAAAATCACGTTCCATTGGCCTTTGATGAGGGTTTGAAAGGAAAACATCCCGACATGATCGTGTTGAGTGATAAACCCTGGAACGTTGAAACCCCGCCCCATTTGCTGGACGATGCGGTGACGCCCATTGAGCGAATGTTCATTCGTAACAATGGCCTCGTGCCCGAAGAAAAAATTGACCCAAAAGCATGGAGCTTGACCATCAAAGGGGAGTCGGTCAAAGCCCCGAAAACCTATACCCTGAGCGAGCTGAAAACTAAATTCAAGACCTATACCTATCAGTTGGTGCTCGAATGTGGCGGCAACGGGCGCTCGGGATTTGTGCCCCAAACCTCCGGCAATCAGTGGGATCAGGGCGCGGTAAGCTGCGCCGAATGGACGGGCGTACGTCTGAAAGACATTCTCAACGACGTGGGCCTGAAAGACGATGCGGTCTACATCGGGTATTACGGCAAAGACCTACACCCCAGCCGCGACCCGAGCAAGGTGGTGATCTCGCGCGGCGTGCCCATCAAAAAAGCATTGGAAGACGAAACCCTCGTGGCGTGGGCGGTCAACGGCCAGGAACTGCCGCTGATGCACGGCTTTCCGTTGCGGTTGGTTATCGGTGGGTGGCCCGCTTCGGTGTCGGGCAAGTGGCTGCACACCATTGCGATTCGCAACAAAGAGCACGACGGAGCCAAAATGGACGGACAGAGTTACCGCGTGCCACGTCAGCCGATTTCGCCCGGGGAAAAGCTGGCCGAGACGCCCGAAAACTTTCGTATTATTGAATCCATGCCCGTCAAATCGCTGATAACGTCTCCCAAATCAGGCGCTATGCTCGACTTGGGCAAAACCCTTTCGCTACGCGGCCACGCATGGGCGGGCGATCTTGGGATAAAAGAAGTTCAAGTTTCCATTGATTACGGAGCCACTTGGCAAAAAGCAAACGTGCAGCCTCCCAAAAACCGCTTGGCGTGGCAGCACTGGTCGGCGCAGATCCAACTCCCCAAAAAGGGCTATTATGAAGTATGGGCCCGCGCCACAGATGCCAATGGGGTAACACAGCCGATGGTGATTCCGGCTTGGAATCCCGGAGGATACCTCAACAACGCCTGTCATCGAATTGCGGTAAAAGCCGTTTAG
- a CDS encoding S9 family peptidase: MKKITLLWVIISIALSTTAQTLLTPELLWKMGRVSALGLSKDKQFVVYSVSIPNVEENKSQRKTYKMPVKGGAAVEITNTDSLLANTKISSDGKFIISSDAVKVINITGADKYPDLKKSNAYVFTSLNYRHWDTWEDGKFDHVFMAPLVNGKPGTPKDIMAGEPHDCPQKPFGGDEDFIWHPDGKRIVYVTKKKFGTAYAVSTNTDLFEYDITTGITKNLTEENKGYDVAPEFNSRGQLAWLQMKRDGYESDKQDIVVMNGTVKMNLTQQRDDIHVEGFRWSDDGRSIYFWAPTNGTLQLFSVTYPGLTKMMPFITQITKGDFDVTGIVGQTGSTLIVSRTDMNHPAELYTVDIATGAMQQLTHVNDEALKTLANCKTERRFVTTTDNKKMLVWVVYPPNFDPTKKYPTLLYCQGGPQSPLTQFYSYRWNLQLMASQGYIIVAPNRRGMPGHGTQWNEQVSKDWGGLVMKDYLSAIDDVSKEPFVDKNRRGCIGASFGGFSVFAMASMHAKRFKTFISHDGIFDFRSMYGSTEEVFFENWEKGGPYWDKKNAVAQRSFGQSPSNFVEKWDTPIFIIQGGKDYRVPLEQGLQAFQAAQLRGIKSKLLYLPDENHWVLSAQNALVWQREFYNWLDETLK; this comes from the coding sequence ATGAAAAAAATAACGCTTTTGTGGGTTATTATTTCCATAGCCCTTTCCACCACCGCCCAAACCTTGCTCACCCCCGAACTCCTCTGGAAAATGGGGCGCGTGTCGGCACTGGGGCTTTCCAAAGACAAACAATTTGTGGTGTATTCGGTCAGTATTCCCAACGTAGAAGAGAACAAAAGTCAGCGAAAAACCTATAAAATGCCCGTCAAAGGAGGGGCCGCCGTTGAAATCACCAACACAGATAGCCTGTTGGCGAACACCAAGATCTCTTCCGATGGCAAATTTATCATCAGCAGCGATGCCGTCAAAGTAATCAATATCACGGGGGCTGACAAATATCCCGACCTGAAAAAATCAAACGCTTACGTGTTTACGTCCCTCAATTACCGCCACTGGGATACGTGGGAAGACGGCAAATTTGACCACGTATTTATGGCGCCGTTGGTCAACGGAAAACCCGGCACTCCCAAAGACATCATGGCCGGCGAGCCGCACGATTGTCCGCAGAAGCCCTTCGGGGGCGATGAAGATTTCATCTGGCATCCCGACGGCAAGCGCATCGTGTACGTGACCAAGAAAAAATTCGGCACCGCCTATGCTGTAAGCACCAACACCGACCTCTTCGAGTATGATATCACAACGGGTATTACCAAAAACCTGACGGAAGAAAACAAAGGCTACGACGTGGCCCCCGAATTCAACAGTCGCGGTCAACTGGCGTGGCTTCAAATGAAACGCGACGGCTACGAATCGGATAAACAGGATATTGTGGTCATGAACGGCACCGTCAAAATGAACCTGACGCAGCAGCGCGACGACATCCACGTCGAAGGGTTTCGGTGGAGCGACGACGGCCGTTCGATCTACTTTTGGGCACCAACCAACGGAACGCTGCAATTATTCAGCGTTACTTACCCGGGCCTGACCAAGATGATGCCCTTCATTACGCAAATCACCAAAGGCGATTTTGACGTGACTGGCATCGTAGGCCAAACAGGCTCAACCCTCATCGTATCACGCACCGACATGAATCACCCCGCTGAGTTGTACACCGTCGATATTGCCACGGGAGCCATGCAGCAACTCACGCATGTCAACGACGAAGCCCTCAAAACCTTAGCCAATTGCAAAACCGAGCGCCGTTTTGTGACCACGACCGATAACAAAAAAATGCTTGTATGGGTGGTTTACCCGCCCAATTTTGACCCAACCAAAAAATATCCAACGCTGCTTTACTGTCAGGGCGGGCCGCAATCGCCTTTGACCCAATTTTATTCCTATCGCTGGAATCTGCAATTGATGGCGTCGCAGGGGTACATTATTGTAGCGCCTAACCGCCGGGGGATGCCCGGGCACGGTACCCAATGGAACGAGCAGGTCAGCAAAGATTGGGGCGGCTTGGTCATGAAAGATTATTTAAGTGCCATCGACGACGTTTCCAAAGAACCGTTTGTAGACAAAAACCGTCGCGGGTGCATCGGCGCAAGCTTCGGTGGTTTTTCTGTTTTTGCGATGGCAAGCATGCACGCCAAACGCTTCAAGACCTTCATTTCGCACGATGGTATCTTTGATTTCAGAAGCATGTACGGCAGCACCGAAGAAGTGTTTTTTGAAAATTGGGAAAAAGGCGGCCCGTATTGGGATAAGAAAAACGCCGTAGCACAACGCTCATTTGGTCAGTCGCCGAGCAATTTTGTAGAAAAATGGGACACGCCAATCTTTATTATACAGGGCGGCAAAGACTACCGTGTACCGCTGGAGCAGGGTTTGCAGGCATTTCAGGCGGCCCAGCTTCGCGGCATCAAAAGCAAGTTACTGTACCTACCCGACGAAAACCACTGGGTACTCAGCGCCCAAAATGCGTTGGTCTGGCAACGTGAATTTTACAATTGGCTGGATGAAACGCTGAAGTGA
- a CDS encoding aminotransferase class I/II-fold pyridoxal phosphate-dependent enzyme — protein sequence MLTPTNFHQITHLPNRTIDLDGQEYLYFSGTAYLGLPHNPAFQNLIQEGLHQYGSVYGSSRNGNLQLTIYEQAEQKLASWAGADAALTLSSGMLAGQATVRQLMLEGYEFRYSPDVHPAVWHLPQVDIAKETFEHWIENTLAILQTTHQKITLVTNAVDALRGKLYGFEWIKAVPEDREVVLVVDDSHGLGITGTGGCGVWERIPKRKNVRLIVTASLAKAMGLPGGVIFSDPASLHHIRYSAYFGGCSPVAPDHLYAYVHADTLYADAYERLQVNISQFTDSIRDLNLLSFTDNYPVFYSERDELYPFLLERGIFIYSFSYPKPTDKANTRVVLSAWHTAEDIQKLSAACRDFAALYL from the coding sequence TTGTTGACCCCCACCAACTTCCACCAAATCACCCATTTACCCAACCGAACCATTGATTTGGACGGTCAGGAATACCTATATTTCAGCGGCACAGCCTATTTGGGTTTGCCGCACAATCCCGCTTTTCAAAACCTCATTCAGGAAGGCTTGCATCAGTACGGAAGTGTGTACGGAAGCTCCCGAAACGGCAATTTACAACTGACCATTTACGAACAGGCTGAACAAAAACTGGCCTCATGGGCGGGGGCAGATGCCGCACTCACGCTATCATCAGGGATGTTAGCAGGGCAGGCGACCGTTCGGCAGTTGATGCTCGAAGGCTACGAATTCAGGTATTCGCCCGATGTTCATCCTGCGGTTTGGCACCTGCCCCAGGTGGATATTGCCAAGGAAACATTTGAGCACTGGATTGAAAATACCTTAGCAATCCTACAAACTACCCATCAAAAAATTACCCTCGTCACCAATGCTGTGGATGCCCTTCGCGGAAAACTATACGGTTTTGAATGGATTAAAGCCGTTCCCGAAGACCGTGAAGTGGTTTTGGTGGTAGATGATTCCCACGGTTTGGGTATAACGGGTACGGGAGGCTGTGGCGTTTGGGAACGTATTCCTAAAAGAAAAAACGTTCGTCTGATTGTGACGGCTTCACTGGCCAAAGCCATGGGGTTGCCGGGTGGCGTTATTTTTTCGGACCCTGCTAGCCTGCACCACATTCGCTATTCCGCATACTTTGGCGGTTGCTCGCCAGTGGCCCCCGACCATCTTTACGCGTACGTTCACGCCGACACCCTTTATGCCGACGCTTATGAGCGATTACAAGTCAATATCAGCCAATTTACCGATTCCATTCGGGACTTAAACTTGTTGAGTTTTACGGACAATTACCCCGTTTTTTACAGCGAGCGAGACGAGTTGTACCCTTTTTTATTGGAACGAGGTATTTTCATTTACAGCTTTTCTTACCCCAAACCCACCGACAAAGCCAATACCCGCGTCGTATTGAGTGCTTGGCATACGGCCGAAGACATTCAAAAACTCAGTGCAGCCTGTCGTGACTTCGCCGCGTTGTACCTTTAA
- a CDS encoding DUF2306 domain-containing protein, with protein MKTFFIVTHVAIGFLALAVGLVPMLSKKGSRLHNTTGLIYYWSMVFVAISAVGLVLISPLTDGRLFLTGIAIFSFYLCFTGRRSLQQRDEEPIRWYDWGISGLMAATSVAMIVYGLYHLSTLLMKGQFESIGVLFLVFGIFSGSNARYDFKKYLLPHAAKYGSREWLFVHIERMGGSYIATFTAFALVNIRYVFPDAPAGIYIAT; from the coding sequence ATGAAAACATTTTTTATCGTTACCCACGTTGCCATTGGATTTCTGGCCCTTGCCGTGGGGCTTGTTCCTATGTTATCCAAAAAAGGGAGCCGTTTACATAATACGACGGGCCTAATTTATTACTGGTCAATGGTTTTCGTAGCCATTTCAGCCGTTGGGTTGGTACTCATTTCTCCCCTCACCGACGGACGTTTGTTCTTAACAGGCATCGCTATTTTCAGCTTCTATCTCTGCTTTACGGGGCGGCGGTCGCTCCAACAACGCGACGAAGAGCCCATAAGATGGTATGATTGGGGCATATCGGGATTGATGGCGGCCACCTCCGTAGCCATGATTGTTTATGGCTTGTATCACCTCTCCACACTATTGATGAAGGGGCAATTTGAATCCATAGGAGTGTTATTTTTAGTTTTCGGAATTTTCAGCGGCTCTAATGCCCGTTACGATTTCAAAAAATACCTCCTCCCTCACGCCGCCAAATACGGCAGCCGAGAGTGGTTATTTGTCCACATTGAGCGCATGGGCGGCTCATACATCGCTACTTTCACGGCGTTTGCGCTGGTAAATATACGTTATGTTTTTCCTGACGCCCCCGCAGGGATTTATATCGCTACTTAG
- a CDS encoding MarR family winged helix-turn-helix transcriptional regulator — protein sequence MRKEKTVDFHIKWAWHAISRMYNTYASRRYGMTMAIGYVLLNIDMENGTPATRIGPSIGMEPRSLTRTLKALEERGWIRRETDDVDKRFVKVFLTEEGKRRREMAREGVIAFNTMLRDQIPLDKLVIFFDVIKEINRLVEEENNKIKAENFLNDEI from the coding sequence ATGCGCAAGGAAAAAACCGTCGACTTTCACATCAAATGGGCTTGGCACGCCATTTCCAGGATGTACAATACTTACGCCTCTCGGCGGTATGGTATGACGATGGCGATTGGGTATGTTTTGCTGAATATCGACATGGAAAACGGCACCCCTGCCACCCGCATCGGGCCGTCTATCGGCATGGAGCCGCGCAGCCTCACGCGTACGCTCAAAGCCCTCGAAGAGCGCGGCTGGATTCGGCGCGAAACCGACGATGTAGACAAACGTTTTGTAAAAGTTTTTTTGACCGAAGAGGGCAAACGAAGACGCGAAATGGCCCGCGAGGGCGTGATAGCTTTCAATACCATGCTGCGCGACCAAATTCCGCTCGACAAATTGGTCATCTTCTTTGACGTTATCAAGGAAATCAACCGATTGGTAGAAGAGGAAAACAACAAAATCAAAGCCGAAAACTTCCTTAACGACGAAATTTAA
- a CDS encoding TetR/AcrR family transcriptional regulator — MRERILEKAQELFFRFGVKSVTMDDIARELGISKKTIYQHFEDKNSMVCAGVKHHFECDHFIAEKIHNEAPNPIAEAVMGAEMMRQTMSGLNPSAIFDIKKYYPQAWDMFSQYKKEFVLDLIRRNIKKGIEMGLYRSNVNAEVIARLRLEQVEMGLDPYIFPVGQFNPLDTQLELLDHFLRGIVTPEGLELYEEYTKTQLSVSISLSALLNTKSTY; from the coding sequence GTGAGAGAAAGAATCCTTGAAAAAGCGCAGGAACTATTTTTTAGGTTCGGCGTCAAAAGTGTTACGATGGATGATATTGCCCGTGAGTTGGGTATTTCAAAAAAAACCATCTACCAACATTTTGAAGACAAAAATTCAATGGTATGTGCGGGGGTAAAACACCATTTTGAATGCGACCACTTCATTGCCGAGAAAATCCACAATGAAGCCCCCAACCCAATTGCGGAGGCAGTGATGGGTGCCGAAATGATGCGACAAACCATGTCGGGATTAAATCCGTCGGCCATTTTTGACATCAAGAAGTATTACCCGCAGGCTTGGGATATGTTTTCGCAGTATAAGAAAGAGTTTGTGCTGGATTTGATACGGAGAAACATCAAAAAAGGCATTGAAATGGGGTTGTATCGCTCCAATGTCAACGCTGAAGTCATTGCCAGATTACGCCTCGAACAGGTTGAAATGGGGTTAGACCCTTATATTTTTCCTGTAGGACAGTTCAATCCGTTGGACACTCAGTTGGAATTACTCGACCATTTTTTACGAGGAATTGTCACCCCCGAAGGACTTGAATTATATGAAGAATACACAAAAACGCAACTTTCCGTCTCTATATCTCTATCAGCCTTGCTGAACACCAAAAGTACCTATTAA
- a CDS encoding TolC family protein: MQSIQRKWKWLVLCMLPLFPTYSQTRYSLQEAIQYGVTHNINVKNSQTDAQSAESRIGEIRSVGLPQVNASVSLMDNLIIQRVFLPAIFFDPQAPEGAPPVPVQFGVKYSGNAALQLNQMIFNAQWLLGLKAAQAYRELAVKNVTQSKIQIAESVSKAYYGVLVAEERAKLLDLNIQRLDSLTREMGEMNQKGFVEKLDVDRLEVSLNNLKTERSKVQNMVDLSYYMLKFQMGMKLDEAIQLTDRINETDVEKIAAEVKASDVNDFKYDQRIDYSILKSNLLLSEMDVENNKRGYYPTVSAFAGYGYNTGRNGFGEVWGSPWFNNANIGLSVNIPVFDGFAKKYKIQQAKFTVDKVKQSLSLVEQSIDLQIRSANITIINGLETLKTQKRNLDLAQEVVRVSKIKYQSGTGSNIEVINAESALKESQTNYFASLYELLLAKVDLDKAKGKLNY, encoded by the coding sequence ATGCAATCAATTCAACGCAAATGGAAATGGCTGGTGCTATGTATGCTACCGCTGTTTCCGACCTACAGCCAAACGCGTTATTCACTTCAGGAAGCCATTCAATACGGAGTGACGCACAACATCAACGTCAAGAACTCGCAAACCGACGCCCAAAGCGCGGAGTCGCGGATTGGAGAAATTCGGTCGGTAGGTTTACCACAAGTAAATGCATCGGTAAGCCTCATGGACAACCTTATCATCCAACGTGTTTTTTTACCAGCTATCTTTTTTGACCCTCAAGCTCCAGAAGGCGCACCTCCAGTACCCGTTCAATTTGGCGTAAAATACTCGGGGAATGCGGCGCTTCAACTCAACCAAATGATTTTCAACGCCCAATGGTTGTTGGGTTTGAAAGCTGCACAGGCATATCGGGAATTGGCCGTTAAGAACGTAACCCAATCTAAAATCCAAATCGCCGAAAGCGTTTCAAAAGCCTATTATGGCGTATTGGTGGCCGAAGAAAGAGCCAAACTGTTGGACCTGAACATTCAGCGTTTGGATAGCCTGACCCGCGAAATGGGCGAAATGAACCAAAAAGGATTTGTCGAAAAACTGGACGTAGACCGTTTGGAAGTATCGCTCAATAACCTCAAAACCGAACGCTCTAAGGTGCAGAACATGGTGGATTTGAGTTATTATATGCTCAAATTTCAGATGGGTATGAAACTTGACGAAGCCATCCAACTGACCGACCGCATCAACGAAACCGACGTAGAAAAGATTGCGGCGGAAGTAAAGGCCAGCGATGTCAACGACTTCAAGTATGACCAGCGTATTGACTATTCTATTCTGAAGAGCAATCTGTTACTATCAGAAATGGACGTTGAGAACAACAAACGAGGGTATTATCCTACCGTTTCCGCTTTTGCCGGCTACGGGTACAACACGGGTAGAAATGGTTTTGGGGAAGTTTGGGGCTCGCCGTGGTTCAACAACGCCAACATCGGCTTGAGTGTCAACATTCCCGTTTTCGACGGTTTTGCCAAGAAATACAAGATTCAACAGGCCAAATTCACGGTTGATAAAGTGAAGCAAAGTCTGAGTTTGGTGGAGCAATCCATTGATTTGCAGATTCGCAGCGCAAACATCACCATCATCAACGGCCTAGAAACTCTCAAAACCCAAAAGCGCAACCTTGATTTGGCGCAGGAAGTAGTGCGGGTGTCTAAAATCAAATATCAATCAGGAACAGGCTCTAATATTGAAGTAATCAACGCCGAGTCGGCCCTGAAAGAATCTCAAACCAACTATTTTGCCTCACTCTACGAATTGCTTTTAGCAAAAGTAGATTTGGACAAAGCCAAAGGTAAATTAAACTATTAA
- a CDS encoding efflux RND transporter periplasmic adaptor subunit: MKAQYIFLLAATLFVTACGGEKKPNTLAEKKEALAKLKADAKTLTEKITALETELKAADPTMKAAEKVIPVVTTTLEPRSFKSFIEIQGTVETKNTATATPRMAGTYTTVYVKEGQTVKAGQLLAKIDNAILRDQIAALKQQMELVNTVYDKQKALWDQKIGTEIQYLQAKNNKESLEKNLAVLNTQVDLYNVYAPISGAVERVMAKTGEVAAPGMPLASIVNLGSLKATANVPDTYLSNIKMGDAVKVNLPDIGREINARITFISKLVNPANRTFKIEATIPSTSDIKPNMLSILNIADINKSNALVIKQNYIQSTEFGDVVYVAEMEGNKKVAKSRKIKTGVSYNGEIEITEGLRAGDLIVTEGYQDLVDGQVISY; this comes from the coding sequence ATGAAAGCACAATACATTTTCTTATTAGCAGCCACTTTATTCGTAACTGCCTGCGGAGGCGAAAAGAAACCGAATACGTTAGCGGAGAAGAAAGAAGCCTTAGCCAAACTCAAAGCCGATGCCAAAACGCTAACGGAAAAAATCACGGCGCTCGAAACCGAACTCAAAGCCGCTGACCCAACCATGAAAGCCGCCGAAAAGGTGATTCCAGTCGTGACCACCACGCTCGAACCGCGAAGTTTCAAAAGTTTTATCGAGATTCAGGGAACGGTCGAAACCAAAAACACCGCCACTGCTACCCCAAGAATGGCCGGTACATACACCACGGTCTACGTAAAAGAAGGGCAGACCGTAAAAGCAGGACAATTATTGGCTAAAATCGACAATGCCATCCTGCGCGACCAAATCGCGGCTTTGAAACAGCAAATGGAATTGGTGAATACCGTTTATGATAAACAAAAGGCCCTATGGGACCAAAAAATCGGAACGGAAATTCAGTATTTGCAGGCGAAAAACAACAAAGAGTCTTTGGAGAAAAACCTCGCAGTGCTGAATACGCAAGTTGACCTCTATAACGTATACGCCCCCATCAGTGGAGCGGTGGAAAGAGTAATGGCCAAAACGGGTGAGGTTGCTGCACCGGGTATGCCGCTGGCGAGCATCGTCAACTTGGGCAGCCTGAAAGCAACGGCCAACGTGCCCGACACCTATTTGAGCAATATCAAAATGGGCGATGCCGTAAAAGTAAATCTGCCCGACATTGGTCGTGAAATCAACGCCCGCATCACGTTTATCAGCAAATTGGTCAACCCAGCCAACCGTACATTCAAAATTGAGGCCACCATTCCGAGCACCAGCGACATCAAGCCTAATATGCTTTCGATTCTGAACATTGCCGACATCAACAAATCCAACGCCTTGGTTATCAAGCAAAATTATATCCAAAGCACCGAGTTTGGCGATGTAGTATACGTGGCAGAAATGGAAGGAAACAAGAAAGTAGCGAAGTCGCGCAAGATTAAAACGGGAGTATCTTACAACGGCGAAATCGAAATCACGGAAGGACTCCGGGCGGGAGATTTGATTGTAACGGAAGGTTATCAGGATTTGGTAGACGGACAGGTAATCAGTTATTAA